Proteins from a single region of Flavobacterium sp. YJ01:
- a CDS encoding Crp/Fnr family transcriptional regulator: MMSELEALIQSKLQLENEELNSILSCFKLVQAKKNEQLLKSGAIADKIFFINKGCLRLYYSTEDHAIATRFMAFEGTFLTSIVSFISREPSVEYIEAVETSELLAISYEDFFRLRKTIPQWDKMYIYILEYGLTVITSKLSSLLTQNAAERYRSLLKNNPELIQRLSNANLASYLNISPETLSRIKSQI, encoded by the coding sequence ATGATGAGTGAACTTGAAGCTTTAATTCAAAGCAAATTACAATTGGAGAATGAGGAATTGAACTCCATTCTTTCCTGCTTTAAATTAGTGCAAGCAAAAAAAAATGAACAATTGCTTAAAAGCGGAGCAATTGCAGACAAAATATTTTTTATAAACAAAGGCTGTTTAAGACTTTACTACAGCACAGAAGATCATGCCATTGCAACTCGTTTTATGGCTTTTGAAGGTACATTTCTAACTTCAATTGTTAGCTTTATTTCAAGAGAACCAAGCGTCGAATATATTGAAGCCGTTGAAACTTCCGAGCTTTTGGCTATTTCTTATGAAGATTTTTTTAGACTTCGCAAGACTATTCCGCAATGGGACAAAATGTATATTTATATTTTAGAATACGGTTTAACAGTTATCACTTCTAAACTCAGCAGTTTACTAACGCAAAATGCAGCTGAACGCTACAGAAGTTTGCTTAAAAATAATCCTGAACTCATTCAAAGATTATCTAATGCTAATCTTGCTTCCTATCTTAATATTTCTCCTGAAACATTAAGCAGAATAAAATCGCAGATCTAA
- the ilvD gene encoding dihydroxy-acid dehydratase → MRSDEVKKGVQRTPHRSLLRATGLKNEDFNKPFIGVANSFIEIIPGHFFLNKVSEIIKEEIRANGCVPFEFNTIGIDDGIAMGHDGMLYSLPSREIIANSIESVMNAHKLDAMIAIPNCDKIVPGMIMGALRVDVPTIFVSGGPMSKGYTKNGTAIDLASAFEAVGKHEAGKITDEELYDIECNACPSGGSCSGMFTANSMNTLMEAMGIALPGNGTILAQTPEREQLYRQAAKRICDIAKDKHAIEKFKLKNILNENAIRNAFAVDMAMGGSTNTVLHMLAIANEANVAFKLQDINTISGNVAHIAKISPSLSTVHMEDINRAGGVNAVMKEINKRGSGVLIDNLTIGGESLLEKIANAEIKDTTIIHTIDNPYSKVGGLAILYGNLAEQGAVIKTAGLTGDRVFTGSAVCFDGQAEAIAGIMMGKVKAGNVVVIRYEGPKGGPGMQEMLSPTSLIMGMGLGSSVALITDGRFSGATRGASIGHVSPEAAEGGMIGLVQDGDEIHIDVDQYILSVNLTDEEIAKRKAAFKPVKKTLNSKWLLQYRALVTNASTGAILRTDLD, encoded by the coding sequence ATGAGAAGTGATGAAGTAAAAAAAGGCGTTCAGAGAACGCCTCACAGATCGCTATTGCGTGCAACTGGCTTAAAAAACGAAGATTTCAACAAACCTTTTATTGGTGTTGCTAATTCATTTATTGAAATTATTCCGGGACATTTTTTCCTGAACAAAGTATCAGAGATTATCAAAGAAGAAATTCGTGCCAATGGATGCGTTCCGTTTGAATTTAATACTATCGGAATCGACGATGGAATTGCAATGGGACATGATGGAATGCTGTATTCGCTTCCTAGCCGAGAAATTATTGCCAATTCTATCGAAAGCGTTATGAATGCTCATAAACTAGACGCGATGATTGCCATTCCGAACTGCGATAAAATTGTTCCAGGTATGATTATGGGTGCTTTACGCGTTGATGTTCCGACTATTTTTGTAAGCGGCGGTCCAATGTCTAAAGGATACACAAAAAACGGAACTGCCATTGATCTAGCTTCTGCATTTGAGGCGGTTGGAAAACACGAAGCAGGAAAAATAACAGACGAAGAATTATACGATATTGAATGCAACGCCTGTCCAAGCGGCGGAAGCTGTTCTGGAATGTTTACCGCAAATTCTATGAATACTCTGATGGAAGCAATGGGAATTGCTCTTCCCGGAAACGGAACCATTTTGGCGCAAACTCCAGAACGTGAACAATTGTATCGTCAGGCGGCGAAAAGAATCTGCGATATTGCAAAAGATAAGCACGCGATAGAAAAATTCAAACTGAAAAATATCTTGAATGAAAATGCAATTCGTAATGCTTTTGCAGTTGATATGGCAATGGGCGGAAGCACAAATACTGTTTTACACATGCTTGCCATTGCAAATGAAGCAAATGTTGCTTTTAAGCTGCAAGACATTAATACCATTTCTGGCAATGTTGCGCATATTGCTAAAATTTCACCAAGTTTAAGCACCGTTCATATGGAAGATATTAACAGAGCTGGCGGTGTTAATGCGGTAATGAAAGAAATAAACAAAAGAGGTTCTGGCGTTTTAATTGATAATCTGACTATTGGTGGAGAAAGTTTATTAGAGAAAATTGCCAATGCAGAAATCAAAGACACAACCATCATTCATACTATTGATAATCCGTATAGTAAAGTTGGTGGTCTGGCGATTTTGTATGGAAATCTTGCCGAACAAGGGGCTGTAATTAAAACGGCAGGCTTAACTGGAGATCGCGTTTTTACAGGAAGTGCCGTTTGTTTTGACGGTCAAGCCGAAGCCATTGCCGGAATTATGATGGGAAAAGTAAAAGCTGGCAATGTAGTCGTAATCCGTTATGAAGGTCCAAAAGGCGGTCCGGGAATGCAGGAAATGCTTTCTCCAACCAGTTTAATTATGGGAATGGGGTTAGGAAGTTCGGTTGCTTTAATTACCGACGGACGATTCAGCGGTGCAACTAGAGGTGCTTCAATTGGACATGTTTCTCCAGAAGCTGCAGAAGGCGGAATGATTGGTTTGGTTCAAGATGGCGACGAAATTCATATTGATGTTGATCAATATATTTTGTCTGTAAATTTAACTGATGAAGAAATAGCCAAACGAAAAGCAGCTTTTAAACCAGTGAAAAAAACGTTAAATTCTAAATGGCTTTTGCAATATAGAGCATTGGTAACAAATGC